Proteins encoded within one genomic window of Bacillus thuringiensis:
- a CDS encoding MFS transporter, translating to MDILKNRNFLLLFLGRIFTNIGDSLYYVAAMWLVYKLSGNPFYSGLAGFLTLLPSALQFLTGPFVDRWSIKSTLVITQVLQCILILIIPITHYFDLLTVQLLLIIMPIVAFIEQFAYPAQSKALPLLLHKTQLLKGNSLFSFAYQGIDLICTTLSGILVALLGAITLYVIDSFTFAITALLFFSLKIPKQTEAGTTLSTKQYFSDLKEGFSIVFRSLMGVFLIGSVVANFSIGMTMAILPSFADSLGGVKLYGFYLAAISAGSLIGALFSSWVGKRNVGRTSIISFTTGAIFWFLSTIVPFQSLSILLFGLAWIPIGATNILFATISQIVIPNQYIGRINSVMRSMGTIAMPFGSLIGGYTANVFSSQLIFALASIGILFISLVWLLHPKLRSLPKADEITADTFGVRFKEERGKGAAL from the coding sequence ATGGACATATTGAAAAACCGGAATTTCCTCTTATTGTTTTTAGGGAGAATTTTTACAAACATAGGAGATAGCTTGTACTATGTAGCCGCGATGTGGCTCGTATATAAGCTAAGTGGTAATCCTTTTTATTCTGGATTGGCTGGTTTCCTTACGTTACTACCTTCTGCATTACAATTTCTTACCGGTCCATTCGTTGATAGATGGTCCATTAAAAGCACCCTCGTCATCACACAAGTTTTGCAATGCATTCTTATTTTAATTATTCCTATTACACACTACTTCGATCTATTAACAGTTCAACTACTACTCATCATTATGCCCATCGTAGCTTTTATCGAACAATTCGCCTATCCCGCACAATCGAAAGCTTTACCACTTCTACTGCATAAAACACAATTATTAAAAGGGAACTCTCTCTTTTCATTTGCGTATCAAGGTATTGATTTAATTTGTACGACTCTTTCTGGCATATTAGTAGCACTACTTGGTGCCATTACTTTATATGTAATCGACTCTTTCACATTCGCGATTACTGCCCTTTTGTTCTTTTCATTAAAAATACCGAAACAAACGGAAGCAGGCACAACACTTTCAACCAAGCAATATTTCTCTGATTTAAAAGAAGGTTTTTCGATCGTCTTTCGTTCATTAATGGGCGTATTCTTAATCGGTTCAGTTGTCGCTAATTTTTCAATCGGTATGACGATGGCCATACTCCCTTCTTTCGCTGATTCTTTAGGTGGGGTGAAATTATATGGTTTCTATTTAGCCGCTATATCAGCCGGCAGTTTAATTGGAGCACTATTCAGTTCATGGGTTGGCAAACGTAATGTTGGCCGCACTTCTATTATTAGCTTTACGACTGGCGCTATCTTTTGGTTTCTCTCTACGATCGTACCGTTTCAATCGCTATCTATTCTCTTATTCGGCCTAGCTTGGATTCCGATTGGTGCGACCAACATATTATTTGCGACAATTAGTCAAATTGTAATTCCAAATCAATATATTGGACGGATCAATTCAGTCATGCGAAGTATGGGCACAATTGCTATGCCGTTCGGTTCTTTAATTGGCGGATATACGGCAAATGTATTTAGTAGCCAACTCATTTTCGCGCTCGCTAGCATCGGGATTTTATTCATTTCTCTCGTATGGCTACTTCATCCGAAATTACGTTCATTGCCGAAAGCTGATGAGATTACAGCGGATACTTTTGGCGTTCGGTTTAAGGAGGAGCGCGGGAAAGGTGCTGCTTTATAG
- a CDS encoding DUF6892 domain-containing protein: protein MGKSEMFQDFNFKLVVIEALLDKEPLFLKELKDLIDKHTNNFEWYSGAGPIVEIRDFLEELTLKISDLEKIESLCFDGGNEIYHILKPDWDGEDSLFDVISVEGFQNLKNLKTVEYISMCYPKVLEPFKQAGIEIED from the coding sequence ATGGGAAAGAGTGAAATGTTTCAAGATTTTAATTTTAAATTAGTGGTAATTGAAGCTTTATTAGATAAAGAGCCACTATTTCTAAAAGAATTGAAAGACTTAATAGATAAGCATACGAATAATTTTGAATGGTATTCAGGAGCTGGGCCAATTGTTGAAATCAGAGATTTTTTAGAAGAGTTAACTTTGAAAATAAGTGATTTGGAAAAGATTGAATCCCTTTGCTTTGATGGAGGAAATGAAATTTATCATATTTTAAAGCCTGATTGGGATGGTGAAGACAGTTTATTTGATGTTATATCTGTTGAAGGATTTCAAAATTTAAAAAATCTAAAAACAGTGGAATATATTTCAATGTGTTACCCAAAAGTATTAGAACCATTTAAACAAGCTGGAATTGAAATTGAGGATTAA
- a CDS encoding aminopeptidase: MKQELSKLADILVNHSTKVQPGDQVLIQSVTEINPEVVREIIKSVEKAGGYAHVSMRDVSVTRQLILSGSEEQFKLLADWECYRLSKMQVYINLRSPRNTYELADLPAEKMKLYQKIFGKAHSEAVYKTRWVTTRIPNAASAQEANMSTEAYEKFYYDVCTLDYNNMSKAMEPLKELMEKTKRVRIIGEGTDLEFSIEGIGVLKGDGTDNIPDGEIYTAPVKDSVNGVITFNTVSVQQGYAFQNIKLHVKQGKIIEAYANDTERINRILGTDEGARYIGEFALAFNPYILYPMNNTLFDEKINGSFHLAIGDSLQGADNGNTSAIHWDLVNIQRPEYGGGEIWFDDVLIRKDGCFILPELLGLNEENLKR; encoded by the coding sequence ATGAAACAAGAATTATCTAAATTAGCAGATATACTAGTTAACCATTCTACGAAAGTACAGCCTGGTGATCAAGTGTTGATCCAAAGTGTTACAGAAATAAATCCTGAAGTAGTTCGTGAAATTATTAAGTCAGTGGAAAAAGCAGGTGGATATGCACATGTATCAATGCGTGACGTTTCTGTTACGAGGCAATTAATTTTATCAGGATCTGAAGAACAATTTAAGTTATTAGCAGATTGGGAATGTTATCGACTAAGTAAAATGCAAGTGTATATTAATCTCCGTAGTCCCAGAAATACATATGAATTAGCAGATTTACCAGCAGAAAAAATGAAGTTATATCAAAAGATATTTGGAAAAGCTCATAGTGAAGCTGTATATAAAACGAGATGGGTGACAACTCGTATTCCGAATGCGGCTTCTGCACAAGAAGCAAATATGAGCACGGAGGCTTATGAAAAATTCTACTATGATGTATGTACGCTAGATTACAACAACATGTCGAAAGCGATGGAGCCATTAAAAGAATTAATGGAAAAGACAAAACGAGTGAGGATAATTGGAGAAGGAACAGATTTGGAGTTTTCCATTGAAGGAATAGGCGTCTTAAAGGGGGATGGTACGGATAATATCCCGGATGGCGAAATATATACAGCACCTGTCAAAGATTCTGTAAATGGAGTAATAACATTTAACACAGTTTCCGTTCAACAAGGTTATGCGTTTCAAAATATAAAGTTACATGTTAAACAGGGGAAAATAATAGAGGCATATGCAAATGATACAGAGCGAATAAATCGCATTCTTGGTACGGATGAGGGAGCAAGATATATTGGAGAATTCGCGTTGGCTTTTAACCCCTACATACTATATCCGATGAATAATACGTTATTTGATGAAAAAATAAATGGTAGTTTTCATCTAGCAATTGGAGATTCGTTGCAAGGGGCAGACAACGGAAATACATCAGCGATACATTGGGATTTAGTAAACATTCAAAGACCAGAGTATGGCGGTGGTGAAATTTGGTTTGATGATGTATTGATTAGGAAAGATGGGTGTTTTATTTTACCAGAACTGTTAGGATTAAATGAAGAGAATTTAAAAAGGTAA
- a CDS encoding beta-ketoacyl-ACP synthase III has product MKRYISIKGIGTYLPKRKVDSLEIDRMLDVPEGWTLKKAGVKTRYFVDGETSSYMGAEAAKKAVEDAKLTWDDIDCIICGSGTIQQAIPSTASLIQEQLGLQHSGIPCFDINSTCLSFITALDTISYAMACGRYKNVVIISSEISSVGLNWGQNESSILFGDGAAAVVITKGDHSSSIIASHMETYSSGAHLSEIRGGGTMIHPREYSEERKEDFLFDMNGRAIFKLSSKYLMKFIDKLLMDTGYSLADIDLIVPHQASGPAMRLIRKKLGVDEERFMTIFEDYGNMISASIPVALFEAIKQKKVQRGNKILLLGTSAGLSIGGILLEY; this is encoded by the coding sequence TTGAAAAGATATATTAGTATAAAAGGAATTGGCACATATCTTCCAAAACGAAAAGTAGATTCTCTTGAAATAGATCGTATGCTAGACGTACCAGAAGGCTGGACGTTAAAAAAAGCTGGGGTGAAAACAAGATATTTTGTTGATGGAGAAACGTCTTCTTATATGGGGGCGGAAGCTGCAAAAAAAGCTGTAGAAGATGCGAAGTTAACTTGGGATGATATCGATTGTATTATTTGCGGAAGCGGAACGATTCAACAGGCGATTCCTTCTACTGCATCACTTATTCAAGAACAGCTCGGGCTACAGCATTCTGGTATTCCATGTTTTGATATCAATTCAACATGTCTAAGTTTCATAACAGCACTTGATACAATTTCGTACGCAATGGCATGCGGGAGATACAAAAATGTTGTTATTATTTCTTCTGAAATTTCTTCTGTTGGATTAAATTGGGGACAAAATGAAAGCAGTATTTTATTTGGTGACGGGGCGGCAGCTGTTGTCATAACAAAAGGTGATCATTCATCTTCTATTATTGCTTCCCATATGGAAACATATAGCTCTGGTGCGCATTTATCAGAAATTCGTGGCGGTGGAACGATGATTCATCCTAGGGAGTATAGTGAGGAACGAAAAGAAGACTTCTTGTTCGATATGAATGGAAGAGCCATTTTTAAACTATCTTCTAAGTATTTAATGAAGTTTATCGACAAGCTCCTTATGGATACTGGTTATTCTCTAGCCGATATTGATTTAATTGTTCCTCACCAAGCAAGTGGACCAGCTATGAGACTTATTCGTAAAAAATTAGGGGTAGATGAAGAACGCTTTATGACCATTTTTGAAGACTACGGTAATATGATTTCCGCATCTATTCCAGTCGCTCTTTTCGAAGCAATTAAGCAAAAGAAAGTGCAACGCGGAAATAAAATATTATTATTAGGTACTTCTGCGGGACTTTCTATCGGGGGCATCCTTCTTGAATACTAA
- a CDS encoding ABC transporter permease — protein MFLALRELKQSKLRYGLIGLIMVLLSFLVLVISGLANGLSYDNASSIQNMEANKFVLADDAENKLLRSQIKKDDVDNVVNQVGEKEAVPFRVKVSTYEKKDSSKKVDIAIFASERDSFLEPNIVKGEKLGIANNEMVADESITEKGIDIGDTIIDPVSKKEFKIVGFTKDQMFSHTPVVYVNEDVWGSISQPNQKDYSAIALNTDKEIKNAHVIDKKEVLQSIPGFKEEQGTLTMIIAFLLVIAALLIGVFFYVITLQKTQQLGVLKAIGTKNSYLANSLVVQALFLSVVAMVISIVLVQGLEQILPAGMPFLLTTPMIAQYAAIFIVISILGTLISLYQVLKVDALEAIGGGM, from the coding sequence ATGTTTTTAGCTCTGCGTGAATTAAAACAATCAAAATTAAGATACGGATTAATTGGACTGATTATGGTGTTATTATCATTTTTAGTTCTTGTTATTTCAGGATTAGCAAATGGATTATCATATGATAATGCTTCATCGATTCAAAATATGGAGGCAAACAAGTTCGTTTTAGCAGATGATGCGGAAAATAAATTACTACGTTCACAAATTAAGAAAGACGATGTAGATAACGTAGTAAATCAAGTAGGCGAGAAAGAGGCCGTTCCGTTTCGTGTGAAAGTTTCAACATATGAAAAGAAAGATAGTTCGAAAAAGGTTGATATCGCTATTTTCGCTAGTGAACGTGATTCATTTTTAGAACCGAATATTGTAAAAGGTGAGAAGTTAGGTATAGCAAACAACGAAATGGTTGCTGATGAATCAATTACAGAAAAAGGAATCGATATTGGGGATACAATTATCGATCCTGTTTCAAAGAAAGAATTTAAAATCGTCGGATTTACGAAAGATCAAATGTTTAGCCATACACCAGTCGTTTATGTAAATGAAGACGTATGGGGGTCTATTTCACAACCAAACCAAAAAGATTATAGTGCAATTGCACTGAATACAGATAAAGAAATTAAAAATGCACATGTTATCGACAAAAAAGAAGTGCTGCAAAGTATTCCAGGATTTAAAGAAGAACAAGGAACATTAACAATGATCATTGCGTTCTTACTTGTTATCGCTGCGCTATTAATCGGTGTATTCTTCTACGTAATTACATTGCAAAAAACACAGCAATTAGGCGTATTAAAAGCAATCGGTACAAAGAACTCTTATTTAGCAAATAGTTTAGTCGTGCAGGCGTTATTCTTATCAGTCGTTGCGATGGTAATCAGTATCGTTCTTGTACAAGGATTAGAACAAATTTTACCAGCAGGTATGCCGTTCTTATTAACAACACCGATGATTGCACAATATGCAGCAATCTTTATCGTAATTAGTATTTTAGGAACACTTATTTCGTTATACCAAGTATTAAAAGTTGATGCGCTAGAGGCAATTGGAGGCGGGATGTAA
- a CDS encoding CPBP family intramembrane glutamic endopeptidase, whose translation MNREKKLKKPVASFIVLTNIIFLPLFLLVGATSMLGFPVWVFDVMFCISSWSSTFAFVMLFKKIYPGQSVIQFVKDKFRTKLKLSVILTASMIQAFIFLLILFLISKNSEVGSIFTVSSWGILIYFFVKNFLAGPLGEELGWRGFAQIELQKKYSPLKASIIIGFWWGMWHLPIWFTTGFVGMDLIKYILFFMISIISIKIVMTAFYNLNQNLIIPIIIHQFFNFFIGIINGNLINLIMYNAIFYLVVAVVMIVINPKRVLYGAENINSSNRKY comes from the coding sequence ATGAATAGGGAAAAGAAATTAAAAAAGCCAGTAGCTAGTTTTATTGTACTAACTAATATTATTTTTCTACCACTTTTTTTACTTGTAGGAGCTACAAGTATGTTGGGGTTCCCTGTATGGGTTTTTGATGTAATGTTTTGTATATCGTCTTGGTCTTCAACTTTTGCTTTTGTAATGCTATTTAAAAAAATTTATCCGGGACAGAGCGTTATACAATTTGTAAAAGATAAATTCAGGACTAAACTTAAATTATCTGTGATTCTTACTGCAAGTATGATTCAGGCTTTTATATTTTTATTGATTTTGTTTCTAATATCTAAAAATAGTGAAGTAGGCTCTATTTTTACTGTATCTTCATGGGGAATACTAATCTATTTCTTTGTTAAAAATTTTCTTGCGGGGCCATTGGGAGAAGAACTAGGATGGAGAGGATTTGCACAAATTGAGCTTCAAAAGAAGTATTCACCATTAAAAGCTTCAATAATCATTGGATTTTGGTGGGGGATGTGGCATCTACCTATTTGGTTTACTACAGGATTTGTTGGCATGGACCTAATTAAATATATTCTATTTTTTATGATCTCTATCATATCTATAAAAATCGTCATGACTGCATTTTACAACTTGAATCAGAATTTAATTATTCCAATCATTATCCATCAATTCTTTAATTTTTTTATTGGTATTATAAACGGAAATTTAATAAATCTAATCATGTATAACGCGATATTTTATTTAGTGGTAGCAGTTGTAATGATTGTTATAAATCCAAAGAGAGTTTTGTATGGAGCGGAAAATATAAATAGTAGCAATCGAAAGTATTAA
- a CDS encoding ATP-binding protein, translating to MEANMKRFVIITVGKTHSGKTTFARALEKELPNSFVMDQDNQAEFINAHYEKLQPAEGANTFKHGLSKFIVDYAKEHTNLHLIISNSNRSKNGRLYLLNELFPQNEYVRILVHFDIPDEVLYERVARSTRSTNIFRGGYSNFKEVLDRQQTESLHDDVVGPIENEADYLFVIRNSKDVNFTIEEIVHLAKDLSPTQK from the coding sequence ATGGAGGCCAATATGAAACGATTCGTCATTATTACAGTAGGAAAAACTCACAGCGGAAAAACTACATTTGCAAGAGCGTTAGAAAAAGAATTACCCAACTCTTTCGTTATGGATCAAGATAACCAAGCTGAATTTATTAATGCGCATTATGAAAAGTTACAACCGGCTGAAGGCGCTAATACATTTAAGCATGGTCTTTCAAAATTCATTGTTGATTATGCGAAAGAACATACAAATTTACACCTTATTATTAGTAACTCCAATCGCAGTAAAAATGGAAGGTTATATTTACTAAACGAATTATTTCCACAAAATGAATATGTACGCATACTGGTTCATTTTGACATTCCAGATGAGGTACTTTATGAAAGAGTAGCCAGAAGCACGCGAAGTACCAATATTTTTAGAGGTGGTTATTCCAATTTCAAAGAAGTACTCGATCGACAACAAACTGAATCACTTCACGATGATGTGGTAGGTCCTATAGAAAACGAAGCTGATTATTTGTTTGTTATTCGCAATAGTAAAGATGTAAACTTTACTATAGAAGAAATTGTTCATCTAGCTAAAGATTTGTCCCCTACCCAAAAATAA
- a CDS encoding class I SAM-dependent methyltransferase, protein MKKGEASVTSLVSAFGRAYHSEFDNPKIFDDYIAKEFISPKERINIETNMVQGIHFFNKDIAKQFQDNPKEILKWITQVQLSPTPLARAAYCERVLLHEITLGTKQYVILGAGLDTFSFRHRELENKIEVFEVDHPSTQRFKKERIKEAELEVPNHLHFVSMDFTKGFSYEQLRNEGFENKKTFFSLLGVTYYLTKEELSSLIEYLFAMVPEGSSIVFDYPDENLFAEKGLSNRVENMVKMAAVGGEPMKSCFSYAEMEALLEKAGLLIYEHLSPKDINTFYFEGRNDYLKAFETVHYVHAVKK, encoded by the coding sequence GTGAAAAAAGGTGAAGCAAGTGTAACGTCGTTAGTATCAGCTTTCGGAAGAGCATATCATAGTGAATTTGATAATCCGAAAATCTTTGATGATTACATCGCTAAAGAATTCATATCGCCAAAAGAACGAATTAATATTGAAACGAACATGGTTCAAGGGATTCACTTTTTCAATAAAGACATTGCAAAGCAGTTTCAAGATAATCCGAAAGAAATATTAAAATGGATTACACAAGTTCAATTATCACCAACACCTTTAGCACGTGCGGCATATTGTGAAAGAGTATTACTACACGAGATTACGCTGGGAACGAAACAATACGTTATACTCGGTGCGGGATTAGATACATTTAGTTTTAGACACCGAGAATTAGAAAATAAAATAGAAGTATTTGAAGTGGATCATCCTTCTACGCAAAGGTTTAAGAAGGAAAGAATAAAAGAAGCGGAACTTGAAGTTCCAAATCACCTTCATTTTGTTTCAATGGATTTTACGAAAGGATTTTCCTATGAACAGTTAAGGAATGAAGGATTTGAAAATAAAAAGACTTTCTTTAGTCTATTAGGCGTAACGTACTATTTAACGAAAGAGGAACTTTCCAGTTTAATAGAATATCTATTTGCGATGGTTCCAGAAGGGAGCTCTATCGTTTTCGATTATCCAGATGAAAACTTATTTGCAGAAAAGGGACTATCCAATCGAGTGGAAAATATGGTAAAAATGGCTGCGGTAGGCGGAGAACCGATGAAATCATGTTTTTCTTACGCCGAAATGGAAGCACTGTTAGAGAAGGCGGGCTTACTCATTTATGAGCACTTATCGCCAAAAGACATAAATACATTCTATTTTGAAGGACGAAACGATTATTTAAAAGCTTTCGAGACGGTGCATTATGTGCATGCGGTGAAGAAGTAG
- a CDS encoding ArsR/SmtB family transcription factor produces the protein MKPMLTLTTYSQLKAISDPLRVEMMMRLCERPYTGQLLSEKFGIARAKIHYHLKELEKNGFIEIVYTEEKNGIIQKFYQSVARGFTPAADLLPHLEMLSESGRQIFLQMTERTKNHILAAPEEAFTLRKVSEDPAEWNYVSSCWEFDATPEQFQVWVKKFHELMAELNDIAKDADKDPNSKSYYISTTALQIDERAMQRFVKKEEKS, from the coding sequence TTGAAGCCCATGTTAACACTCACTACTTATAGCCAACTAAAAGCAATAAGCGATCCACTACGTGTCGAAATGATGATGCGACTATGCGAACGTCCTTATACAGGGCAACTACTATCTGAGAAATTCGGCATTGCAAGGGCGAAAATTCATTATCATTTAAAAGAATTAGAAAAGAATGGTTTTATAGAAATTGTTTATACAGAAGAAAAGAATGGCATCATTCAAAAGTTTTATCAATCTGTCGCTAGAGGCTTCACCCCTGCCGCAGACCTATTACCTCATTTAGAAATGTTGAGTGAATCAGGTCGCCAAATCTTTTTACAAATGACAGAAAGAACGAAAAACCACATTCTCGCTGCACCAGAAGAAGCTTTTACATTACGAAAAGTAAGCGAAGACCCTGCTGAGTGGAATTACGTTTCATCTTGCTGGGAGTTTGATGCCACGCCAGAACAATTTCAAGTGTGGGTGAAAAAGTTTCATGAATTAATGGCTGAATTAAATGATATCGCAAAAGATGCGGATAAAGATCCAAATAGTAAGTCTTATTACATTTCTACTACTGCACTACAAATCGACGAACGAGCAATGCAGCGCTTTGTGAAAAAAGAAGAAAAATCGTAA
- a CDS encoding LPXTG cell wall anchor domain-containing protein translates to MKTKQTIAASTLALAMIAGANSTHAEVTEATPQQSTGDRLAEIKQHKQELDAKLQQHKENVDQTLNELNKVKENVDTKVNELHERKQVADEKINEMKQHKQELDAKLQQDKQIAEDKIAEIKEHKKQVEDKVAEVKEHKQNIDNKVNEIKEHKQTVDEKVNEMKQHKENIDQKVNELKEVKKQVDEKLAELKKAKQTAEDKLAELKENKPNTGNTLEELKKIKGNLDSLSANLELAKQDVKNKLAELQKAREDLLNKINEMKQSKQTVSDDLSKKKQDLDIKINDFKHTEKKIDDKLAEIHTTKQNVANKINEVSQSKQTETKTGTTNANNNARELPNAGSEQSNNMALGMLSVLGGILLVTRNKIKTLFSK, encoded by the coding sequence ATGAAAACAAAACAAACAATTGCTGCGTCTACACTAGCTTTAGCAATGATTGCTGGCGCAAACTCTACTCATGCAGAAGTAACTGAAGCTACTCCTCAGCAAAGTACGGGAGATCGATTAGCTGAAATTAAGCAACATAAACAAGAGTTAGATGCGAAATTGCAGCAACACAAAGAAAACGTGGATCAAACATTGAATGAACTTAACAAGGTTAAGGAAAATGTTGATACAAAGGTGAATGAACTACATGAACGTAAACAAGTTGCCGATGAAAAAATCAACGAAATGAAACAACATAAACAAGAGCTAGATGCAAAACTTCAGCAAGACAAACAAATCGCCGAAGATAAAATCGCGGAAATAAAAGAGCATAAAAAACAAGTAGAAGATAAAGTTGCTGAAGTTAAAGAACATAAACAAAATATCGATAATAAAGTTAATGAGATTAAAGAACATAAACAAACTGTCGATGAAAAAGTGAATGAAATGAAACAACATAAAGAGAACATCGATCAGAAGGTTAATGAACTTAAGGAAGTAAAAAAACAAGTAGATGAAAAATTAGCTGAGTTAAAGAAAGCGAAACAAACTGCTGAGGACAAACTTGCTGAGCTAAAAGAAAACAAGCCGAATACTGGGAACACGTTAGAGGAGCTTAAGAAAATTAAAGGAAATTTAGATAGCCTTTCCGCTAACTTAGAACTAGCTAAGCAAGATGTAAAAAACAAACTTGCTGAATTACAAAAAGCTAGAGAAGATTTACTAAATAAAATTAACGAAATGAAACAATCAAAACAAACTGTTTCAGACGATTTATCAAAGAAAAAACAAGACTTAGATATTAAAATCAACGACTTTAAACACACTGAGAAAAAAATTGATGACAAATTAGCTGAGATACATACAACGAAGCAAAATGTAGCTAACAAGATCAATGAAGTATCTCAATCGAAACAAACAGAAACAAAGACTGGTACTACAAATGCAAATAATAATGCTAGAGAACTTCCTAACGCTGGTAGTGAGCAATCAAATAATATGGCTTTAGGTATGTTATCTGTATTAGGCGGGATTTTATTAGTAACACGAAATAAAATTAAAACGTTATTCTCAAAATAA
- a CDS encoding ABC transporter ATP-binding protein has translation MTSLLKLDKVSKVYGEGNTEVTALHPISLDVKAGEFIGIVGPSGSGKSTLLSIAGALLSPSKGDIYIREQNITQLSEKEMTDIRLKKIGFIFQFANLVPYLNVKEQLLYIAKLKKESKQESEKRADHLLAAFGLGERKNHYPNQLSGGEKQRVAIARAFMNNPDLILADEPTASLDSKRAREVVEMMKREVKESQKAAIMITHDERMLDVCDRILTLRDGQLI, from the coding sequence ATGACTTCATTATTAAAATTAGACAAAGTAAGTAAAGTGTACGGAGAAGGGAATACGGAAGTAACAGCCCTTCATCCGATATCACTTGATGTGAAAGCTGGAGAGTTTATCGGAATTGTCGGTCCTTCTGGATCAGGGAAAAGTACATTATTATCAATCGCGGGTGCTTTACTATCACCGTCAAAAGGGGATATTTACATTCGTGAGCAAAATATTACACAGTTATCAGAAAAGGAAATGACAGATATTCGCTTGAAAAAAATCGGTTTCATCTTCCAGTTTGCAAACCTTGTTCCATATTTAAATGTGAAGGAACAGTTACTTTACATTGCTAAGCTGAAAAAAGAAAGTAAACAAGAATCAGAAAAGCGTGCAGATCATTTATTAGCGGCATTTGGATTAGGAGAAAGAAAAAATCATTATCCAAATCAACTATCTGGTGGGGAAAAACAAAGGGTAGCAATTGCTCGTGCGTTCATGAACAACCCAGATTTAATATTAGCAGATGAGCCAACGGCAAGCTTAGACTCAAAACGCGCACGTGAAGTTGTAGAAATGATGAAACGTGAAGTGAAAGAGAGCCAAAAAGCAGCAATTATGATTACACATGATGAAAGAATGCTTGATGTATGTGATCGTATATTGACGCTGAGAGATGGACAGTTAATATAA
- a CDS encoding MerR family transcriptional regulator, with the protein MYTIGQVAKFLGVSRDTLKFYEEKNLVKPKQDIENGYRKYNHFDIYDITTVNFYREIDIEIKKIQELRKSKSIEGIKALLEEKEKEVLEEIEYKKLLLKKLQIVKEDCKKTKQFLGEYVVKEMKPLEVNGEIEHFTAYDEYESLKKNTDRLKKAVTLTSLRRVISFNEEGIIEDKFIVVRKVEEFDKELEGEILSHPKCMYTVIEDGRWSTGGKSIDHIVESSLRKAAIEQGYELLGLVYINILLTTYEDELERIFLEIYAPVK; encoded by the coding sequence ATGTACACAATTGGACAAGTCGCTAAATTTTTAGGTGTATCTAGGGATACTTTGAAGTTTTATGAGGAAAAAAATTTGGTCAAGCCGAAGCAAGATATTGAGAATGGGTACAGAAAATATAATCATTTTGATATATATGATATAACAACGGTCAATTTCTATAGGGAAATAGATATCGAAATAAAAAAAATTCAGGAATTAAGAAAAAGTAAGAGTATAGAGGGAATAAAAGCATTGTTGGAAGAGAAAGAAAAAGAAGTTTTAGAGGAGATAGAGTATAAAAAACTTCTTTTAAAAAAGCTTCAAATTGTAAAAGAAGATTGCAAAAAAACAAAGCAATTCTTAGGGGAATACGTAGTAAAAGAAATGAAACCTTTAGAAGTAAATGGAGAAATAGAGCATTTTACTGCGTATGATGAGTATGAATCTTTGAAAAAGAATACGGATCGTTTAAAGAAAGCAGTTACTTTAACATCTTTACGAAGAGTTATAAGTTTTAATGAAGAAGGTATTATAGAAGATAAATTTATAGTTGTAAGAAAAGTAGAGGAATTTGACAAAGAGTTAGAAGGGGAAATTTTATCGCATCCAAAATGTATGTATACAGTTATTGAGGATGGAAGGTGGTCAACTGGTGGGAAGAGTATTGATCATATCGTGGAATCGAGTTTAAGAAAAGCAGCAATAGAACAAGGGTATGAACTTTTGGGGCTAGTGTATATAAATATATTACTTACCACATATGAAGATGAACTTGAGCGTATATTTTTAGAAATTTATGCACCTGTAAAATAA